The following proteins are co-located in the Marinibacterium anthonyi genome:
- the frc_5 gene encoding Formyl-coenzyme A transferase encodes MKALEGVKILDFTHVQSGPTCTQLLAWFGADVIKVERPGVGDATRKQLVDVPGADSLYFTMLNHNKRSIELNSKNEAGKEVLTRLIETCDVMVENFAPGALDRMGFTWERIQEINPRMILASVKGFGPGKYEDCKVYENVAQCAGGAASTTGFLDGPPVVTGAQIGDSGTGLHLALGIVTALYQTARTGKGQKVLAPMQDGVINLCRVKLRDQQRLSAGPLKEYSQYGAGIPFGDATPRAGNDSGGGQPGRILKCKGWETDPNAYTYFITQAAVWEKVCDVIGEPEWKTKPGYATPPERLDKLDEIFGRIEEWTMTKTKFEVMDTCNPLDIPVGPILSTKEIMEDEGLRKTGTIVDVDHPERGRYVTVGCPIKLSESPVEVVRSPLLGEHTMEILRDVLGYDGEALARVVDSGAVGNVDKQAAE; translated from the coding sequence ATGAAGGCACTTGAAGGGGTCAAGATCCTCGATTTCACCCACGTGCAATCCGGTCCCACCTGCACGCAGCTGCTGGCCTGGTTCGGCGCTGACGTGATCAAGGTCGAACGGCCGGGCGTGGGCGATGCCACCCGCAAGCAGCTGGTCGACGTGCCCGGGGCGGACTCGCTCTATTTCACGATGCTCAATCACAACAAGCGGTCGATCGAGCTGAACTCCAAGAACGAGGCGGGCAAGGAAGTTCTGACCCGTCTCATCGAGACCTGCGACGTGATGGTGGAAAACTTCGCCCCCGGCGCGTTGGATCGGATGGGCTTCACCTGGGAACGCATCCAGGAGATCAACCCGCGCATGATCCTGGCCTCGGTCAAGGGCTTCGGCCCCGGCAAGTACGAGGATTGCAAGGTCTACGAGAACGTGGCGCAATGCGCCGGGGGGGCGGCTTCGACCACCGGGTTCCTCGACGGCCCGCCGGTGGTGACCGGCGCGCAGATCGGCGACAGCGGCACGGGTCTGCACCTGGCCCTGGGGATCGTGACGGCCCTGTACCAGACCGCGCGCACCGGCAAGGGGCAAAAGGTCCTGGCGCCGATGCAGGACGGGGTGATCAACCTCTGCCGTGTCAAGCTGCGCGACCAGCAGCGCCTGTCGGCCGGTCCGCTCAAGGAATATTCGCAATACGGCGCCGGCATCCCCTTTGGCGATGCCACGCCCCGCGCGGGCAACGATTCAGGCGGCGGCCAGCCGGGGCGGATCCTGAAGTGCAAGGGCTGGGAAACCGATCCCAACGCCTACACCTACTTCATCACCCAGGCCGCGGTGTGGGAGAAGGTCTGCGACGTGATCGGCGAACCCGAGTGGAAGACCAAGCCGGGATACGCGACGCCGCCCGAACGTCTGGACAAGCTGGACGAGATCTTTGGCCGGATCGAGGAATGGACCATGACCAAGACCAAGTTCGAGGTCATGGACACCTGCAACCCGCTGGACATTCCCGTCGGCCCGATCCTGTCGACGAAAGAGATCATGGAGGACGAGGGCCTGCGCAAGACCGGGACGATTGTCGATGTCGATCACCCCGAACGCGGGCGGTACGTTACCGTCGGCTGCCCGATCAAGTTGTCGGAAAGCCCGGTCGAGGTGGTGCGTTCGCCCTTGCTGGGCGAACACACGATGGAAATCCTGCGGGATGTCCTGGGCTACGACGGCGAGGCGCTGGCCCGGGTCGTGGACTCGGGCGCGGTGGGCAACGTGGACAAACAGGCCGCCGAGTAG
- the fmt_2 gene encoding Methionyl-tRNA formyltransferase — protein sequence MRLIVMGQQAFGKDVLAKLIETGTDEIVAVYCEPDKEGKPADPIKDFALEHGLPVEQPANFDDQCTLDKLAGFNADLMVMAFVNVFVPEAARDMPTHGSICFHPSLLPLHRGPSAVNWPIIMGSTKSGYSWFYPSDGLDEGDSLLQWECEIGPDDTVIDLYFKKIYPHAVDSVLTVVDLYRNGTPPRIVPDESQATYERRCNTNHARIDWHKPVKHVYDLIRGTNPAPGAWTTFNGADLGIFDSVRVPGDGISGRIREITDEGISVQAVGGRVLVKRVRPAGEAKMPANEWATAVGLKPGDSLGN from the coding sequence ATGCGACTGATCGTAATGGGTCAGCAGGCGTTCGGTAAGGACGTCCTGGCCAAGCTTATCGAGACCGGAACCGACGAAATCGTGGCGGTTTATTGCGAGCCCGACAAAGAGGGCAAGCCCGCAGACCCGATCAAGGATTTCGCGCTGGAACATGGGCTGCCGGTCGAGCAGCCCGCGAATTTCGATGACCAGTGCACGCTGGACAAGCTGGCCGGGTTCAACGCCGACCTGATGGTCATGGCCTTCGTGAACGTCTTTGTTCCGGAAGCCGCCCGCGACATGCCGACCCACGGGTCGATCTGCTTTCACCCGTCGCTTTTGCCGCTGCACCGCGGACCCTCGGCGGTGAACTGGCCGATCATCATGGGATCCACCAAGTCCGGCTATTCCTGGTTCTACCCGTCCGACGGGCTGGATGAAGGCGACAGCCTGCTGCAGTGGGAATGCGAGATCGGCCCCGACGACACGGTGATCGACCTCTACTTCAAGAAGATCTACCCGCACGCGGTCGACAGCGTCCTGACGGTTGTCGATCTCTACCGCAACGGGACCCCGCCGCGCATCGTCCCCGACGAAAGCCAGGCGACCTATGAACGGCGCTGCAACACCAACCACGCGCGGATCGATTGGCACAAGCCGGTCAAGCATGTCTACGACCTGATCCGGGGCACCAACCCCGCGCCGGGCGCCTGGACCACCTTCAATGGGGCCGATCTGGGCATCTTCGACAGCGTGCGCGTGCCGGGCGACGGCATTTCCGGCCGGATCCGGGAAATCACCGATGAAGGCATTTCCGTCCAGGCTGTGGGCGGGCGTGTCCTGGTCAAGCGCGTGAGGCCCGCGGGCGAAGCCAAGATGCCGGCAAACGAATGGGCCACGGCCGTCGGACTGAAGCCCGGCGACTCCCTCGGAAATTGA